A part of Variovorax sp. HW608 genomic DNA contains:
- a CDS encoding Crp/Fnr family transcriptional regulator — MSLSVVPEEPPVSAWLTALDFDWDEITRGYRRQAIANDALVFSQGWELDSVYVVQSGRLRLTADSVDGRKHHLMFIGPSGLAGDCGLFLEGRRYLVSAEAATDAVVCAVPAASFMNALQQSPALMRQFAALSALRFRIMLQHHSLLGANSARRRVCHHLLGLMGSYGVAHPAGTLIEMAFTKQEMGDLCALSRVSVSQILTQLAQDGVVAEEGRLLVVRAADRLVELART; from the coding sequence ATGTCGTTGTCGGTCGTTCCTGAAGAGCCTCCGGTCTCGGCCTGGCTGACCGCACTCGATTTCGACTGGGACGAGATCACGCGCGGCTACCGGCGGCAGGCGATCGCGAACGACGCGCTGGTGTTCAGCCAGGGCTGGGAGCTGGATTCGGTCTACGTGGTGCAGTCGGGCCGCCTGAGGCTGACCGCCGACTCGGTCGACGGCCGCAAGCACCATCTGATGTTCATCGGCCCGAGTGGCCTGGCCGGCGATTGCGGCCTGTTCCTCGAGGGCCGGCGCTACCTGGTGTCGGCCGAAGCGGCGACCGACGCAGTGGTCTGCGCGGTCCCGGCCGCTTCCTTCATGAACGCGCTGCAGCAGTCGCCGGCCCTGATGCGCCAGTTCGCGGCTTTGTCGGCGCTGCGCTTTCGCATCATGCTGCAGCACCATTCGCTCCTGGGCGCCAACTCGGCGAGGCGCCGGGTCTGCCATCACCTGCTCGGCCTGATGGGCAGCTATGGCGTCGCGCATCCCGCCGGAACCCTGATCGAGATGGCGTTCACGAAGCAGGAGATGGGCGACCTGTGCGCCCTCTCGCGCGTCAGCGTGTCGCAGATCCTGACCCAGCTCGCGCAGGACGGCGTGGTCGCCGAGGAAGGCCGGCTGCTCGTGGTGCGCGCGGCGGACCGGCTGGTGGAACTGGCGCGGACCTAG